The window CGTGTCACTAGAGAAATATCTGTACAATGCTGGATAAACACGCCATACAGCAAGTGCAGATCTCAAACTGCAAGCCGCCCCAGCCGACAGAAATCGGCCTGACGTGAAGGCTGAAAGGAAAGACTATGCCCTGTGGTTCATGGAGACGGCACTTCGCGCACCCCGTGTCATCTACATCGACGAGATGGGGTTCAACGTATGGACAATTAAGAAACTGACTGCATTCACTTGACGAACTTTGTCAATAATACGGTCTGTGATTTTCTCATTAAATCTTTCTTGTCGAAATGTGTGATGAAGTGTGACGCAATCAGTTTCCACGACATCAACAATTCGACGGTATACTTGAAGCCATCAACGGGTTCGCTAAGCTCAAAAGtttttaagaacgggttcgcgcgaaccccctgaatcccaccactgaCTATTTTCATTCACTTACAGcatctttaaatatgtttttttttaaataaaattgtcaaAAACTTAAAtcttataatttgtaaaatttatttatatgtacactTAGTAATGGCTGGCGATACAAAACTAATTGTTCCTACATTACTTTTGATATTCAGAACTACTAGTTGATTTCagtaaaactttcatattttgtgtgCAAACCATTGTCTTCAAATAGTTGGCACGACTTTCTATGTTGCAGATGCTGAGGCGAACTATCTTTTAATGATTTTATGGATACACTAAGATTTTGACAATGTCTGTTTGTTGGCTGAGATTACAAAGATAGCCATCACTATGGCGAGtgtgtaattaaaattatatgacACTTTAATGTGCTTGTCATCAAAGGATTGCTTTGACTACAGTGTTGCATGAGTCTAGATATGTATTATTTATAGTGATAAGGCAGATTTCATTCTTTGTTCATGATGATGAGAGAGCTTATTATATTTGGAAGTAAGTTAAATTTGGaaaattatggtaattaaaatctacaacaaaggtaagcatttttgtttcttattaatgtaTCCATAATTTTTTCTGCTGTgcaataaagaaaacattagatAAATGTCAAAACAACTTATCTGTGTCTTACAGCTGAAGGCCCAGTCGTAATTTAACATACTTAAATTCTTGCTGTTAGTTTTAGCACAATCAGCTAGCTGTTTCTCATAAATACTTTTGAATTTTCTGATACAAGTAAACTTATGGATTAAAATACTTTGATATTGATGTCATTTTAGCATgctcactgaagcttttctgagTCGTAAtttttttggcttcaaacaacttgctgtaaaaaaTCCTCCTTTGTGTGTgaatacatgttttgaaatttatcataccaagaaaaaaattagaaaagaatGCCACTGTAGCAATGCCACCGTTCATAGATTAGATGTAACCTATTAGAATATTTGGGCATGTATGCATTTctttgtgattatgtaataatgtaaacaagATCTGAAGCTGAGACTTACTTAGGGGATAAATACAAGAGTGCCCGGTCTTAAATCTGATTTAAGACTGGGCACCTTTCTTTTTATTCCCATTCATAAATAGtcaacaaaattttgtcaaatatgccatttttagacccaaaagtggagatcacaattatattctcctCATTTCTTCCTTGATCCTATCCTGACATCATAATGTCCCGGCCCGACCAgccctctggtgatatttttaaCGGGACGAACGAATAATCCGAGACAGAAACAGAGACAACGACGACAAACTTtcaggtgtaattcaactattttgcgactataaattcagatcagtatgtgttctGTTAAATTTCTAAAAAGCAGGAAAACGATTGACTGATCAGAAcagtctaaaggcgataattcgaccttttaggtcaaattgcgtaagacttcgACAATGTACGACATCGTGACTCTTAAcgttatgtatacactatactactaatagtagtacagtactgtggcaccgtggTCATACAAAGATATTGTAAAGAACCGACaattaaacaaatgaatttgGGATTTTCTGAAAATgtgcatgaattgaacaagttcaagtgagcaaggttagtactgagtactaggGTTAACTTTAGTGGCCTCAGTCGCAATATATTAGCATTCGGCCTAACGTTAGTGTTAAGTATAGTGGAAACGCGATTGTAGCCTGGAATAATAAATTGGACTATTCCCAATTTTAGACTATCGTTTCgaatttgccttcgcatccaggcatgcGTATAAAGTTTCTGagatatgcctattttgttgacgTATGGTTTGTTGTCTCATCTAAAATccccaggtcaaaactgagctcaaagttgaggttataactcatttttcaaatattttattaggattaaggtactctagcctaggcctaacccagtatttagtagtttaATGTGCAGTACAGTATACAATtgattatatattatgttttgtactAGTACAGGATAatcactgtgtatataggctactacagtTTGTGTTtctgatcacaaattgttttgaaatactttttggCCCAAAATGTATTTGCATATTACCATTGCTTCTTGCATACAATtaccatagcaacaaccttaataaaacttttgcaatgactgaaaactaattctcctaaaatggattgaagccagtcTCGAATGATTTTCAACTAATtagaatgcagcaaatcaataaagatatttatgaattcatgtttttgtgctgatggacctaggacctaggataactttctgacaattTTTGTCTAAATGAGGACCtggagtttagtatgtttgactgtcttaccaacgtttttctttatgaatttcagtgttcttctgttcttttttatttttgtttctgtatttttcaaactACAAGATTAAACGTATTCAATTAAATGGTGCTCTAAagataaaactgacaaaaaagaaccaacaaagggctttggatttagtggccaagactggaaagctgactaatgttttcactcaacttacacaatatgatcttccaaatcaaaacccatctccgccatcagaagtcacttgtactgcatctAACTCTTGACAAAACTGAAGTTGAACCATGCTCCTcacctacaagtaccactttgtccatttcgaggtcagaacatcatgaagatattgaggtgtcacaggctggctcaactggcacaagtctcacaactgatctcactttgccttAAATTCTCgtgatatctctagtgttaatgttgatgcaagttacTCTACAAGatagtctgaagttgaaataattgctgaaaatgaaaatttactgTATATGGTAAAATGCATCACTATACAAAAggtgaagaaactaaagcaaaagatccaggaTTGTGGCTtgatttctctgctgatgatgtgtcttattggattgcttgtggtcccactgactgtcaacaccacaatgggccatttggtAAATCTTGCTGGACTTTCAATAGTGGCAAACCAACGAGATACTGTTCGCAGAAACTTTTTCTTTGAGGTGaaagccaatggtgagcaatacaagagagagttgttattgtattcaccatAAACAGGGTtagtttactgctttgtttgtaaactttttgcccctaaattttcctcgcgctttgttgaaagagaagggttcagtgactggcaaaatattattataatcgaTCATCATGAAAGACACACTACTCACCGAGACTCTGCTAACATACATAACtcgcagacaaggtttaggcttgcgacAGAAGTTGgagaaacaaattaaagaagagtgcaattactgggaAATTGTATTGGAACGTGTGATAGCTGTTATTTGTACGGTAGCTAAACGAGGCCTGGCTTTtcgaggaacagatgaaaaattttgTTCATCGCAGAATGGAAATTTTTTAGGgctgcttgagctcataagtcagtttgatccatttttagcagggcacatttcaaaatatggaaattctggaaaaggaaattctttttacttttccaaaaccacctgtgaagaactcattgaGCCAATGGCTCAGAAGGTTCACGCGTTCGTTCTtaatgaagtaaattcttctggttattttagcttgttaGTTGATTGGACGCCaaatctatcacatatagatcagttaaggGTTGTACTTCGATACTTGAAAGTGAACAGCCTAttggaactgaaaagccataccagtgaggaaatggcaaaccaggtattgtGGTACTTAggtgaagtttgcaaacttcatttttcaaaatatagggGTCAGTTTTACGACAATGCTGCTAATATATCTGGACATTATAAGGGGATGCAGCAgaagattttagaagaaattaAGTTTGTCATATATGTGTCCTGTGCAGCCATTCACTAAATTTGGTAGGCCGAAGAGttgttgactgctgtcaagtggcaaTTAATTTTTTCTGCACAatgcatttgctctatacattttttcagcctcaaccagccagtggaaaattcttaaagtttgtcttggaaatgaaagtgtgttaaaatctcTGATAACAGCTGGATGATGCATGCTATGGTAACAACAGCAGTTCTTAagtctttaagattttggaagctttataatgtctagttgaagaccagttACAAAAGGGGgcactagaagagaagcagacaatagTGCAAGTAAGATGCAAGAGCTAGAATTTGTATttgttgatcatgtgggatgagattttgcaaaaatttcataaagcaagtcaagttctgcaaagAGAAGATATGAATTTAAAACGTGCAGATCTGATCGGGTCGTTAGCTGACCAACTATGTACTTTGAGGAATGACTTcgaaagatttgaagcagttgcaaagaatatactaccagatgttgattacaacGCATCTCAAACTTGCAAACGTGTCAGAAATAAGGTACTCAATGACCaagatgcacaagaagtagatctgaatgccaaagataaatttcgtatcaccacctATGTGGTGCACATTCtgcacaattgttgacaaactagaaacccagatgagtaGAAGaggagtgaaaacaaatatacagaaaaataattctttttaattatcattaatcaaagaagtgatttccctcatcatttctaaataaaaggcctcagtcattacttgattttgatccatgcccagtctgttaaacaaataaaaaagttgtttttttaatatagttgcGTGGTTTGGCGTGGAAGAAAGCTGAAGAAgagttataaattttcaaacttttactcCACTTTCAGCATTTATTGAGTCTCAATGTCTTGTCAGTTAAACAGTGGAGGGGCCGGGGGTACCATTGTGGGGCTGTGCTTGGGGCATTAGTTGCCCTTAATTCGGCCCTGCCCTTACAGCTGAAGGGGCGGGTATGtgagggaattcgaacccgcgacactcgtattacgagtcgagcgccctaacaacctggccattctgggccacTTAAACAACATTGCCTGTTATAAAGAGCTTACAACTTGTGTTCCATGTACTTTAATTTACGCTCAAAAGCGTCTCTCGCACAGAATATTCTAAAATGTAATGGTTACTTACAACGTATTACAAAAACAGAATTACCTATACCTTTCTAACCAAGTTGATTTCAGATTCTTTAATAAACCtaaagacgaaaggcggaagattttcgaaacgtcgtcctctacacttatgtctccaGTGTTGTATGACTCCATGTGTTTTACATCGATATACAGCTCCAGATGTACAATTCTAAGCTCTACTTTTAGTAATAACATACTGTTCAAAGCACCTAAAGGGAACAAATACccagttacaatattttatttcacgcAGCATTTATTTTTTGCCAGGTTTCGAATCGATGAAGATAGCCGTTTAGTTGATGTCGTTTTCCTTTGATTATATCCCCATCACACCATAcatctcgtcctttcagccgtagggacgttatacagtgatggtcaatccaactattcgttggtaaaagagtagcctaagagttggcggtgggtggcgatgagaagctgtcttccctctagtcttacactgctaaattagggacgactagtgtagctttacgcgaaattcaaaacaaaccaaaacttcgATTTTATAGCAAAATAATAAGACCAATCGTTTCATtcatcaaaacacaaaaaaaaacactattaaaCGTAGCCCATCGCATGTCATGCTTATCTTTAATCATTATCATCTGAATCTTACAAAGTTTAAATCTTTTAAAGTTCTTCTGAGAGTGACTATATACATCGTCAAGAAAACAAAGTGAGTCAGGTGGATTTAGCTTTCGAGTGTCTTCATCATTCAAACATATTCCTGTtatactcttttatttctatcatatAATATCACTGTTCGATCTCACGAAGTGTCCATCTCTCCCCGTCTTGTGCGACCTTCTTATATACCGATATGGGAGACATCCATCATCTGTTACATTATTTCGCCAACTTTTCCTTGGTCTTCTTAATGGTCTTTCGGGTATAACAGTCTTGGGTAGTCTTTCACTTTGGTGCAACCCATTTTATTCTTCTGGCTTTTACACCGTTTGTAATAGGAATTAATCCACTAAAATCCATCCACCCTTGGTTATGTCATCTTCTCCACCTAATTTCATCCGCACCATATACTGGCCCTAAGTAATTTCATAAAGCGGTATTATCAAAGacctgttttttttctctctaaatatTCTATAAGTGGCCCTGATTCATGTCCATAtctgacaaatgttttatattatgatttaaTTTCTCTACCGATACTTTTTATACTTAGTATTTCTTTTGAGCTCCGTAGTCTTCTATAATcgctttaaattttatttatcatattttatttcctattcttatttcatttttcacacataaaacttattttagctGCAGCTATTCAGCCACAGGCCTAATACATCAGGTCgattttacaatgataaaaaaataaaacatgtgaaTTGTAATAACATTAAGACCATTGTCATCCAGGTAGCCACAAACCAACCaaatctaattatttttcattatcagaCTTGTCTATAAATTAATGATATAGAAGTTAATTTCTACAGATCATTGGACAACTTAGAAAGGTTTACAATTATATGAAGATCAGTGCCTTTGGGTTCTGTTGATTTAAAGTAGACTTCAATTTAACAGTCACTAGTTTCTCATGCTGCTAATCTACATCTCAACTGTCTGATTCTCCTACATTTATTGCTTCACTCTGATGGCTCAGCTTTAAGCTTAagaacttataactctaaaattcgaAGTCTGATACCCGTACCAGACTCAGCTTAATAGCCCACTGTTTAGCTTTacacttaaaaacaaatgaactcTTCCACTGTTATTTTATAATGATGGCTTAGTGATGTTTTTAACAACAATTGAATATCAagtgaaactattttaaattaaaagttttctgtatttaatttacttaatcaaatatatattgtatataaaatagtttaagtgTGGGTTTCTATATATTTTGCTTAAAATAGCTCCCCTGTGGCTCAGTGACAAATCTCGGGGCTTATAACACTAGCCCCTTAGTGACTCGGcagtatatctacggatttacaacactagaaaccgtggtaggcagagcacagatacccccgAGTGTAGCTTTCcccttaaaaacaaacagtaagtaCTTAATTAAACTAAATACTGTGTTTACGCTTTAACCAGTAAGTGTGGATTACAAACTTTGTAAGCTTATAGAACAACAAAAAATTTCACTTGTGCTCTCAtatgaactttatataaaattttgaaacaatgcATACATTATGAGCTGTTCTCATGTTTTTCATATGGAAATAACAAATTGAAATTACATAAAGAATGCAGTTCTTGGAAGatgaaattagtttaattataagttatttcgATATCTCTTTAACCACTTTCAAAAATTCAAATTCTAAGATaaatttaattcatttaaaacCCTGAGTGATAAGAACcactataatgttttatttcaatgcAGAGTTTGTGTTGTTCGTACATTGAATCTTCGTCGTTTTGTTCAACTTGGGAATTCATTTCAAAACAGACCAGACGATATAATTCCCGATGTGTCCGCTTATCAACCAAATGATCTTGAGAATAGAGGGTATTAGCATAAGGATTATCATTTGGACTTGTTCCAAACGTCTATAAGTAATCTTATATTGTcttgttgttataataattatacttcTCAGGGTAAACCTTATAACTTATTTCAAGAATAATAGAAAGCTCTTACCAAATTTGGAAAACGTAATGGCTCATTTATATGAATACCAGGCGTAGGAAATGAAAGAGATATTTCCATGAAAAGTGATTACATGAGTAATTGTCATCCATACGCTAAAGAATACCTGCCAATTCGCAAAATTAAACAAGGATCCGTTCTTTATAACAGACAAAGTTACAAAATCAGTggttaaagaaacataaaatgttatctgaaagtatttataaaaaaaaaagaccagtTGGTTCTCATGATGAGACAATGTATTTTATGCCTAATATGAAGTAATCAAACTGCCGTGTACAACCAGTGGCTTAAAATATTGACCCCCATATAATCACAGGTTCTtagtttttactaaaatatatttaaatacattatgtGTATTCTTGTTGTCTAAGTTTTAAGTGCTCTAATTTTTGCAGTATTTATATTTCAACTCTAAAGTGTATACACACATTCTCTCTGTATTAACATTCTATTTCCAATAAACCTATCTGCTGATGGTACAATAGTAAGTTTACAAattcacaatgttaaaatcatGTGGGTGGACACAGCACGTagcacaatgtggctttggtTTGTAAACAAACGAGGAAAATAAAAGCTATAACTGTTATTGTAGTTTCAGCATGGTTCACTCTTCTTGAGTGGATACCTCCCATCGAAATGAGCTGGTGCTTTCTGACTAGTTGATTCCCATTGATTGAAAAGGCTATGAAGGCTTCCCTGATGTTTGTGCCACAATAAATGCAGTTAAAGTTTCTACCCTTGTGTGGAAAATTAAAAGAACTTAAGATGAATATGGCCTCTAACTTGGAAGAGAGCAGCAGACAGGTTATACCAAAGCATGTTATGCTTAATCCAACCTTTTCAAGACTGGCTGGTTCTTTGTctataacagaaaatatacatATCAGGGCAATGGAGTTTCTGGTTAGTATAAGAGATGTAAGAAATTTAATGGATAGTGCAGTGTATTGAGCATACTCAATGAAGACTGGTCAAGGAACGCTAACCTCATTCTGCTGTGTCTATGTGTATAGCACATATGAaccagaataaaacttgttgttgTAGACCTCTTATCTGACATTTGCAATATTGGAAAAGATCCACCTGAGAAACCCTCTGTCAACACCTTTTGAATTCTGGTTAGAAATAAGTCAAATTTTACTCAGAATGAGCCCAGGAAAAGTATAATGCTTATTCATAACTTGCAGAGAAAACAACAGTACATAAGTCTATGCAAGTGGTGTGCCATGATTTACTGTGGAGGATGTCAAGTTGTTTGGCAGCATGTAGCATGGCTGGTGAACCAATTTGCTGAAACAAAATTGTCTGTTCCCAAAGCAGGCAGCAATAGCATGAATAGTGACTTTCCATCGAGAGACAAAGTTCCGATATTGCTCTGTTATTATAGGCAATCAGGAATTTAGCTTTCCATTGTAATGGTCCTTGGAATGACAAACAAAGTTAAAGTTTCTTCCATCCCACCGCATCTGAAACTTAAAACTCAGTTAACAGTGAGTTTGAGGTTAATATTTTACGACTGACGCAGAAATCTGTACTCAGTATTATGGTAGTGTCTAAGGTCCCCGCTTGTACGGTGGTAAGTCTACTGATCTACATCACTCAGCAgattgcccaatgtggctttgctataaaaaatacacacaatatCTTAGTGATTGGTTTATTAAATAGTACAATAGATTTGTGTGACCAAATGACTTACTGGATGGAACTACAATCACTCGTtactaaataaaaactggcaGTACGAGTGTGATTAAACAACCAGACATGAATCAATAATAATATATCGAGAACAAAACAGAGTAGGTGTTAAAAGATGGAATTATTCAGCCCTCTTAGAGTGCATAGTCATCTTCAGTGGTGATTGTCAGGAAGAACAAATGCATGAGTGCTTGATTTACCCAGGACGAAGACAATGCAACCATATTCATGTGGATGCACTGAAAAGTATCCAATGGTTTAGCACTCTAGGTCTGGCCTCTGAATACTAGAAAATGAAAGTGGGTGATGAGAGCAGGACTAAAGTGGCCTTTAGCattcaaaattgtttgtttttat of the Tachypleus tridentatus isolate NWPU-2018 chromosome 13, ASM421037v1, whole genome shotgun sequence genome contains:
- the LOC143236156 gene encoding zinc finger MYM-type protein 1-like, whose amino-acid sequence is MKDTLLTETLLTYITRRQGLGLRQKLEKQIKEECNYWEIVLERVIAVICTVAKRGLAFRGTDEKFCSSQNGNFLGLLELIKLIEPMAQKVHAFVLNEVNSSGYFSLLVDWTPNLSHIDQLRVVLRYLKVNSLLELKSHTSEEMANQVLWYLGEVCKLHFSKYRGQFYDNAANISGHYKGMQQKILEEIKFVIYVSCAAIH